The window ACCACCGGCGGCGCACGCCCCGCCTCGTGGGCCTCCACCCACCGCGGCACACAGAGACACCAGCAGTCGCCGGGTTCGAGCCCCGGGAAGTTGTATTCGGGACGCGGCGTGATCAGATCGTTGCCCTGTGCTTTGCTGTACTCCAGAAACTCCGCGGTGAGAACCGCACACACCTCGTGGCGGCCCGGGTCGCGCCGGAGGTGGCGGCAGTGTCCGTCGCGGAGAAAGCCCGTCTCGGGGTCGTGATTGCAGGGCTGGAGTGGCTCGCCGTACACGTTCGGTTCTTCGTGATCGCTCGGACTCGACATACTCACGGTTCGGACCCGTGGACGCAAAAACGGCTTCCCCGACGACGAAACCGATCGCGTCGTCGTGTCGCGTGTAGTGTAACGTGTTACCACATCTCTCTTAACGTTTAACAGGAATACGACCTATAGTAGAATCGGAGGCAGAACTATGAGCTACGAACTAGATCCACTTCCATACGATTACGACGCGCTCGAGCCGCACATCTCCGAACAGGTCCTGACGTGGCACCACGACACCCACCATCAGGGCTACGTGAACGGCTGGAACGCGGCCGAGGAGACGCTCGAGGGGAACCGCGAGTCCGGCGACTTCTCGTCGTCGGCCGGCGCCATCCGGAACGTCACCCACAACTCCAGCGGACACATCCTCCACGAGCTGTTCTGGCAGAACATGTCGCCGGAGGGCGGCGACGAGCCGGGCGGCGCGCTCGGCGACCGGATCGAGGAGGACTTCGGTTCCTACGAGGCCTGGAAGGGTGAGTTCGAGGCCGCAGCCGGCGACGCCTCCGGCTGGGCGCTGCTGATCTACGACTCGTACTCGAACCAGCTGCGGAACGTCGCCGTCGACAACCACGACGAGGGTGCGTTCTGGGGCGGCCACCCGATCCTCGCGCTCGACGTCTGGGAGCACTCCTACTACTACGACTACGGTCCGGCCCGCGGCGACTTCGTGGAGAACTTCTTCGAGGTCGTCGACTGGGAGGAACCCAGCGCCCGGTACGAGCAGGCCGTCGAACTCTTCGAGTAAGCAACGACCCGGTACACCCCGACATTCTTTTCGAAAGTTGTGACCCGGAGCCGCCGGTCCGGCAGTCGATCCGCCGGCTCCGGTGACGACGACACGCCCCGACGGTCCGTGACACCGCGACCCTCGGAAGTGTTATACCCGAGTACGGTCTACGTTTGTTTGCAATGGCAAACGGAACTGTTG of the Halobellus ruber genome contains:
- a CDS encoding DUF2237 family protein — protein: MSSPSDHEEPNVYGEPLQPCNHDPETGFLRDGHCRHLRRDPGRHEVCAVLTAEFLEYSKAQGNDLITPRPEYNFPGLEPGDCWCLCVPRWVEAHEAGRAPPVVLEATSEAVLEDVSLATLESYAAVE
- the sod gene encoding superoxide dismutase, translating into MSYELDPLPYDYDALEPHISEQVLTWHHDTHHQGYVNGWNAAEETLEGNRESGDFSSSAGAIRNVTHNSSGHILHELFWQNMSPEGGDEPGGALGDRIEEDFGSYEAWKGEFEAAAGDASGWALLIYDSYSNQLRNVAVDNHDEGAFWGGHPILALDVWEHSYYYDYGPARGDFVENFFEVVDWEEPSARYEQAVELFE